One region of Flavobacterium pisciphilum genomic DNA includes:
- a CDS encoding biotin--[acetyl-CoA-carboxylase] ligase: protein MKLIKLDAIDSTNEFLKSLSSQQEPENFTVVTAENQTKGKGQMGAIWSSEVGKNLIMSVLVKDFLLNNEEFFNLNIIISLSVIKALEELNIPDLSIKWPNDIMSYNKKLGGILIENTLKSDGTIVSVVGLGLNVNQTNFQNLPNASSLAVICNTEFNKEELVVLIVEKMKEKILLWNEQSAVFWDEYFNKLFRKGVPMPFKSLDNQNFMGIIQGVSPIGKLQVLLEDDSVSEFEIKEIQMLY from the coding sequence ATGAAACTAATCAAACTCGATGCCATAGATTCAACGAATGAGTTCTTAAAATCATTAAGTAGCCAACAAGAACCTGAGAACTTTACTGTTGTTACTGCCGAAAATCAAACAAAAGGGAAAGGACAAATGGGTGCTATTTGGAGCTCTGAAGTGGGTAAGAATTTAATAATGAGTGTGTTGGTTAAGGATTTCTTGCTTAATAATGAAGAGTTTTTTAATCTAAATATTATTATTTCGCTATCTGTAATAAAGGCTTTAGAAGAATTAAATATTCCTGATTTAAGTATTAAGTGGCCTAACGACATTATGTCATACAATAAGAAATTAGGCGGTATTTTGATTGAAAATACGCTCAAAAGTGACGGTACTATCGTGTCAGTTGTTGGTTTAGGATTAAATGTTAACCAAACTAACTTCCAAAACCTGCCAAACGCTTCTTCACTTGCAGTTATTTGTAACACCGAATTTAACAAAGAAGAACTTGTTGTTTTGATTGTTGAGAAAATGAAAGAAAAAATTCTTTTGTGGAATGAACAGTCTGCTGTATTTTGGGATGAATATTTCAACAAATTGTTTAGAAAAGGTGTTCCAATGCCTTTTAAAAGCCTAGATAATCAAAATTTTATGGGAATTATTCAAGGGGTTTCTCCAATAGGGAAATTACAAGTCTTGTTGGAAGATGATTCTGTTTCTGAATTTGAAATTAAAGAAATACAGATGCTTTATTGA
- a CDS encoding SRPBCC family protein produces the protein MNLESPKVTVQKSAQELFDLLSDVKNFEKLMPDNIAKFEVIGEDAFIFGLKGMPEIKLKMKEKTAPSKIVLGAASDKLPFTLVSNIETVSDTSSAVKLDFEGEFNPMMAMMIKGPIGKFIETLANNMTKL, from the coding sequence ATGAACTTAGAAAGTCCAAAAGTTACTGTTCAGAAATCGGCTCAAGAATTATTTGATTTATTGAGTGATGTGAAAAATTTTGAAAAATTAATGCCAGACAACATTGCTAAATTTGAAGTAATAGGTGAAGATGCATTTATTTTTGGCTTAAAGGGAATGCCAGAAATAAAATTAAAAATGAAAGAAAAAACAGCTCCAAGCAAAATTGTTTTGGGTGCTGCAAGCGACAAACTACCATTTACATTGGTATCTAACATCGAAACAGTTTCAGACACTTCTAGTGCTGTAAAATTGGACTTTGAAGGAGAATTCAATCCGATGATGGCAATGATGATAAAAGGGCCAATCGGGAAGTTTATCGAAACCCTTGCCAATAACATGACAAAACTATAA
- the pyrE gene encoding orotate phosphoribosyltransferase, with product MIFNKDTAEKTAELLLQINAIKLNPGNPFTWASGWKSPIYCDNRLILSFPSIRNYVRDEFAKNIEKQFGKPDVIAGVATGAIGIGILVAESLGLPFVYVRPEPKKHGRQNQVEGFLQKGQNVVVVEDLISTGNSSLLAVEALRNAGANIKGMAAIFTYGFDVAEKNFKDAKIDLYTLSNYSNLLNLAVAKKYIPEEDLITLQEWNVNPAAWKQE from the coding sequence ATGATTTTTAATAAAGATACTGCCGAAAAAACAGCCGAATTGCTTTTGCAAATAAATGCAATTAAATTGAATCCAGGAAATCCTTTTACATGGGCTTCAGGATGGAAATCACCTATTTATTGTGATAACAGGCTAATTCTCTCATTTCCAAGCATCAGAAATTATGTTAGAGATGAGTTTGCTAAGAACATTGAAAAACAATTTGGTAAGCCAGATGTAATCGCTGGAGTCGCTACAGGAGCCATTGGTATTGGTATTCTTGTTGCTGAAAGCTTAGGATTACCGTTTGTATATGTTAGACCAGAACCTAAAAAACACGGAAGACAAAATCAAGTTGAAGGTTTTTTACAAAAGGGACAAAATGTTGTTGTTGTTGAAGATTTAATAAGCACAGGAAACAGTAGCTTACTTGCTGTTGAGGCTTTACGTAATGCTGGAGCTAACATAAAAGGGATGGCTGCAATATTTACTTATGGCTTTGATGTTGCTGAAAAAAACTTTAAAGATGCAAAAATCGACTTATACACATTGAGTAACTATTCAAATTTATTAAACCTTGCTGTTGCAAAAAAGTACATTCCAGAAGAAGATTTAATTACTTTACAGGAATGGAACGTAAACCCTGCTGCTTGGAAACAAGAATAA
- a CDS encoding NUDIX hydrolase, with the protein MYKVFVNDKPLFLTNEISKETNFQLFLLESIDIEQIIVKMFQNKIQAAYLYHPDEKEIMKTLKSKIPVNKAGGGLVYNKKGEVLFIFRNGKWDLPKGGIEKGEAIEETAMREVEEETGVGKLRITNKLQKTYHVFKRNGKYKLKITHWFEMQSDFKGTPQGQLEEGIEKVAWLNPVQIKEALKNSYENIKLLFEEENKIIVKE; encoded by the coding sequence ATGTATAAAGTTTTTGTGAACGACAAACCACTTTTTTTGACAAATGAAATCTCCAAAGAGACTAATTTTCAATTGTTCTTGTTGGAAAGTATTGACATAGAGCAAATTATAGTCAAAATGTTCCAAAATAAAATTCAGGCAGCATATTTATATCATCCTGACGAGAAGGAAATTATGAAAACGTTAAAGTCAAAAATTCCTGTGAATAAGGCAGGAGGAGGGCTTGTTTATAATAAAAAAGGTGAGGTGTTATTTATCTTTAGAAATGGAAAATGGGACCTGCCAAAGGGTGGAATAGAAAAAGGTGAAGCGATCGAAGAGACCGCTATGCGTGAGGTAGAAGAGGAAACAGGTGTAGGGAAATTAAGAATTACCAACAAATTGCAAAAGACCTATCACGTTTTTAAACGCAATGGTAAATACAAATTAAAAATTACGCATTGGTTCGAAATGCAATCCGATTTTAAAGGAACTCCTCAAGGACAATTAGAAGAAGGAATCGAAAAAGTTGCTTGGTTAAATCCAGTTCAAATAAAAGAAGCTCTTAAAAATTCTTACGAGAACATTAAATTATTATTCGAAGAAGAAAATAAAATTATTGTGAAAGAGTAG